A single window of Bos javanicus breed banteng chromosome 19, ARS-OSU_banteng_1.0, whole genome shotgun sequence DNA harbors:
- the BORCS6 gene encoding BLOC-1-related complex subunit 6 has translation MESPRGRPGPETDLLALGEQQAAIFGDGPGQTPSERPSDLRLSEDEEAENVGGASCHPKASLKTSSCSFVHPPEWEAPEDKPGRGGTLSGAGSRLGAPDPEFDLHGSSRRKDPEPPEAKPESERVCRRGSPVGGGMDVEQKEDDDEAAEAGRGGRSFSSRLQDSRSLDGLSGACGGPASSGGAESGAGGGRRATISSPLELEGTVSRHGDLTHFVANNLQLKIRLSGAPQPPPPAPTRPCSAPTPTPAIPPIDPDVLRDLERLSRELGGRVDRLLRGLGGAVQELTALSVGCIQTYRDAVDSLGEAVDMSIKGMYTLLARCEELERALQPVQGLARQVRDIRRTLEVLEALCK, from the coding sequence ATGGAGTCGCCCCGGGGGCGGCCTGGGCCCGAGACGGACCTGCTAGCTCTGGGGGAACAGCAAGCTGCGATCTTCGGCGACGGCCCGGGCCAAACGCCCTCTGAGAGGCCCTCAGACCTCCGACTATCCGAGGACGAAGAGGCAGAGAACGTTGGGGGCGCGAGCTGCCACCCCAAGGCGTCCCTGAAGACTTCGAGCTGCAGCTTTGTCCACCCTCCGGAATGGGAAGCTCCGGAGGACAAGCCGGGCCGTGGAGGGACGCTTTCTGGGGCAGGAAGCCGCCTGGGGGCGCCGGATCCCGAATTCGACCTGCACGGGTCCTCCCGGCGCAAGGACCCTGAGCCTCCGGAGGCCAAGCCTGAATCCGAGAGGGTCTGCCGTCGAGGGAGCCCTGTAGGCGGCGGGATGGATGTTGAGCAGAAGGAAGACGACGACGAGGCGGCGGAAGCCGGCAGGGGTGGCCGTTCGTTCTCCAGCCGCCTTCAGGACAGCCGCAGCTTGGACGGGTTGAGCGGGGCGTGCGGCGGCCCCGCGTCTTCAGGGGGTGCAGAATCTGGCGCAGGCGGCGGACGGCGCGCCACTATCTCCAGCCCCCTGGAGCTCGAAGGGACGGTGAGCCGCCATGGCGACCTCACCCACTTTGTCGCCAACAACCTGCAACTCAAGATCCGTCTGAGCGGCGCCCCTCAACCTCCGCCCCCTGCCCCTACGCGGCCCTGTTCAGCTCCCACACCCACTCCGGCCATCCCTCCCATCGACCCCGACGTGCTGCGGGACCTGGAGCGGCTGAGTCGGGAGCTGGGCGGCAGGGTGGACCGTCTGCTTCGCGGGCTGGGAGGTGCGGTGCAGGAGCTGACCGCTCTGAGCGTGGGCTGCATCCAAACCTACCGCGATGCAGTGGACTCTCTAGGGGAAGCTGTGGACATGAGCATCAAGGGCATGTACACCCTGCTGGCGCGCTGTGAAGAACTGGAGCGGGCTCTGCAACCGGTTCAGGGACTGGCGCGCCAAGTCCGGGATATCCGACGCACCTTGGAGGTGTTGGAGGCCCTGTGCAAGTGA